A window of Argopecten irradians isolate NY chromosome 1, Ai_NY, whole genome shotgun sequence contains these coding sequences:
- the LOC138310800 gene encoding oligodendrocyte transcription factor 2-like, with product MESRTDLSPQLDMEYHARSPGMSSDDEIPREQQHYAMSTSSQSSSEESYYRDISNKRKHLQTKCMNENELQELRLKINSRERRRMHDLNSALDGLREVMPYANGPSVRKLSKIATLLLAKNYILMLNSSLDEMKKLVSDIYQGHPGSPRSRAPPAHVHPSHAAHPSSVPSLHALPSLSPPSMSSMHPHDIEPATSKEAAVTVPSVLPHDRHMFSNRWPVPCACSHCMIDSMRVSYSTLAAKYPSSMANPSMYRK from the coding sequence ATGGAGAGTCGTACGGACTTGTCACCACAACTGGACATGGAATATCACGCTCGGAGTCCGGGAATGTCCTCGGATGATGAAATACCGAGAGAACAACAACATTATGCCATGTCAACATCATCACAGAGCAGTTCCGAGGAAAGTTATTACAGGGATATCAGTAACAAAAGGAAACATTTACAGACAAAGTGTATGAACGAAAATGAACTGCAGGAGTTAAGGTTAAAAATCAACTCAAGGGAACGACGTCGAATGCACGATCTTAACTCTGCTTTAGATGGACTAAGAGAAGTGATGCCATATGCCAATGGACCTTCAGTGAGAAAACTTTCAAAAATTGCAACTTTACTGTTGGCCAAAAATTATATTCTTATGCTGAACAGTTCTTTGGATGAAATGAAAAAACTAGTGAGCGACATTTACCAAGGCCACCCTGGAAGTCCGAGATCTCGTGCCCCGCCAGCTCACGTGCATCCTTCTCACGCAGCCCATCCCTCGAGCGTGCCGTCCCTGCACGCGCTGCCGTCATTATCTCCACCAAGTATGTCGTCCATGCATCCGCACGATATAGAACCGGCAACATCTAAGGAGGCTGCCGTAACTGTGCCATCGGTTCTACCTCACGACAGGCATATGTTTTCAAATCGGTGGCCCGTGCCGTGCGCGTGCAGTCATTGTATGATAGACTCAATGCGCGTGTCTTACTCGACTTTAGCAGCTAAATACCCGAGTTCTATGGCTAATCCGTCGATGTAtagaaaatga